The region ACCACCAAAAGTCAGTTATGCTGGGGAAATAGTACAAAGCAGaggtgtttgcttttctgttatGTCACAACAAACAAGAGCCCACACACTTAATTAGCAATACTGATGGTTTTGGTACCGTGCTACAAATCTACCTATCAAGACAGCATGCAGTATTGCACATTGAGCGTTACATACATACTGTACCCTTTCTATTCATTCTCACACTTGACTGTATTCATTTCCCAACAGCTGAAAGGACCACCAGTACTTAAACAAGCTTTTTGGTGAATCAGTAGCTCACCATGTTCAGTAGCTTCTGTATTCATTGTTTCTACATCTGCAGCATCACGCATttcttcatcctcatcatcaTCCTCTTCTTCACCATGTAGTTCTTTTGCAATGAGCTGTCTTGCCAGTTTGATGTTTCGTCCTTCATTGTAGTGcatctttctcttcatttcaaactgtttctttttctctgtggacaaacaaatgcaaacattcatttcttcccttctaaaaaagaaaaaaaaaattaacttatttCCTCTTCAGAGAGGAACTAGCTGCTGCTTAGGTCAAATTTATTCCTACCTTGAAAGTCCGCTGATTATATGATCAAGCAATCACTGaattaaaattatgttcttCAAGCAGTGGAGTGTTCTTTTAAATGAGTCTGACTTACGAAAACGATAGTAATTAATGGACTGGAATGGCTGAAGCACTTTTAAAAGAACCTGTCTGCAAGTAAGAGTAAGTCTGAACCAAGAGAAGCATCTAGTAACAGCATATGAAATTCCAAGGTTTTGCAAGCCTTGTTTCTAAGTAAACTTAAGGACAAATTGAGACCTACTGGTGGGATACAAGATGAACTTTTGCAGATGTCCGACTTGACTCCTGGCTAGCTGCCAAAGGCCAGTTATGAGAGATATATTTACCACATGTAGAAGAGAATATTTTCCACTTTCCCCATGGCCTGAAGCCTAACTTTGCTCCATATATTAAACATTAACAGGTCTAGCAGTAACACATTATAGTTAAATTAAACTTTGCTTATTGGCAGCCCAAACActggtttttttattcctttagaAAAGTAAGGTTACACGCTCAAAGTTGGGGCCAGGAAAGATGAGATGCAACAGCTAGATAACACAAGCCTGAAACCTTAGAAGTATTATTGTTTGACGACTCCTTCAAAATGTTCTAACCCAAGCTAACATAAAACATCTCTGCTGAAGATACGAGGCAATTTGCTTCAGAATAAAACATAGATTTCCTGCTGGATCCATCTACCAGTTGctttgaaaacaacagaaatatcaTCTGTATGTTTGCAAGCAATTAGTAGCATCTTAATTGCAATGGTACTCATTGAATTGTTAAGTCTACCTGAAATATGTTCAGATTAAGAAGTACTCTCTCACCCCCAAATCAGAAGAGTTTCTTATTTGAGAAGTCTAGGTTTAAGAGGAATTCCCACATCTTAAGCTTGTATACAAGGGGGCAGCCAGTAACAGCAAATTCCTGTTTATATGTAGATCCCAAACCAAACAGTCCTGATTACAACCAGTGTACTTGTTCAATCTTCTACTTATCCTTCAAGGACTATCTCCATTTTCAAATgacaacatttttctgttacagagtaccttttcttcccaaatattTCTTATTGAAAATCTGAAACTATTtgtaggtgtcctggtttcggctggaatagagttaattttcttcctagtagctggcatagtgctgtgttttggatttagtaggagaagaatgctgataacacaccgatgttttagttgttgctaagtactgcttatgctagtcaaggacttttcagcttctcatgctctgccaggtgcacaagaaactgggagggggcacaggcagaatagttgatccaaactggccaagggctgttccataccatgtgacgtcatgctcagtatagaaactggggggggggttggccggggagcagcgatcgctgcttgggaactgtctcTGTATCaatcagcaggtggtgagcaattgcattgtgcatcacttgctttgtatattattattattatcatcattattatattgttattattatcattactattttactttatttccattattaaattgttcttatctcagcccaggagtgtttctcactcttactcctctgattctctaccccatcccattggggtaggggggagtgagcgagcggctgcgtggtgcttagttgctggctgggtctaaaccacgacagtacggaaaaaaaaccacccaaaacaaagaaaacaacttaTGCCTACCTCGTTCTTCAGGTGTTAAttcttcatcctcttcctcctcctcactgctTTCCTCTTGCTTTGCTATAATCTTGGGTCCTTTaccttcagctgcagctgccagtCTACATTGAAATATGCAAtacaaaacactgaagcagcaaatttttcactgtttaaaatacatgaagttTCAGAACACTCATACAAATGGCTTTGTTCATTATTTTTGCCATATTTATGTGTACTAACAACCTGCAAGAGGTTTAAAGTACCAGTGGCACTATCAACCACCGAAAACTACTTAATTTGACAATAGCAAAAGTTTAACTTCTAGAGAAACCAGCAATGCTtctccataaagaaaaaacactccaGGAAAGAGTAAATCATCTTAACATTCAGTCAATTTTCTATGACAATACTTACTTTTTACTCAGCACATCTGCTCTTAATGGCTCATTTGATTCTGAATCACTCACTGCATCCTCATCATCTTCTCCTACCATGCTTGGAAGGCAAACAAAGAAGGTAGCCTTTATCAATAATTTGCTGCTTAAAATTTGCTTGACAAAACAGTCAAAACCTTACAACACTCTATTAAGACTCCTTCAATACTTTAAAAACTTTCCAAATCTAATTTATATATTGATATGAATGACAACTTTATATTCTAGTACACAGatgttaactgaaaaaaatgaaatcaatacAAGTCAGACTTATTTATTCCATTCAAAGCCTAAAGCCTGCTAGACATAAACCTTCTAAAAATTGACTTTGTCCTTTTTGACAGTTCTCCTCAATAGCTACAAACCTTTATTTGGAAGCTTTGTAAATCTGAATATGTTGCATATATCCAGTAGGCCTGCACAGTCTATCAGGCAGTCAGCTATAGTAAATACTACAACATGCATAAAGTcaatttttctgtaaaactacTATGTCACTTGGCATCATTTAGGGCAGCAGTTTAGCAAGCCTACCTGTGATAAGGAGTACTTGGCTCATCTATTTTCATCAAGCCATAATCTTTGCCTGCTGGGTGGTACGTAGCTATGATGTTCATTTCATCCCACTTCTGGgattttttactgaaataagaaaacaaagttaagTTTTCTTATATTCTAAAAGCAATTAGTTCTGTTTGGCCACTGAAAAGGAATGTTTAGAACTTCTTTTGACCTCTACTACATACTATGCTCAAAGAATATCGTTATGACACACAGGCATGTTCAAAGTATGGCTATTAAACACTGTTCTATACATACTTCAGTTAAGTCATGACAAATTACCAATGCAACTTAATTTCCCTAACAATTCACAATAGCTAAATAAACTCAGTGATCTATAAATGTACTCTTAttcatacatatacatatattttctcAAGACACTACCGGTTTTGTTCAGTCACTGTCCCATTAACTGTTTGCTCTTGTAACAAGTTACTGTAAAATCATTCTTCCTCTTATTACAACCCACAACACttcaacaaaaccaaatgaCTTCCACCTCACCTCTTCTCAGTGAACTGCTATGATTATTAGCGAAACTGTTGCATAAACAATACCAACCAACAAATAACTTcctgcagtgaaaaaaatagCACTGAACAAGCTGGTTATTAATACTGCTTTTGTCATCCTAGAGTGGAATCATAAACCAGAACTGATTCACTCCTGTAATTAAGCTGAGGGAGTTTCACATTTTACACAGACAGGCACCAGTGATGTTACATTATTTAGAATTTCCCCAATTAATCGGAGAATGTACCACTTGATGTAtatttgcagaaacaaaagTCCACCTGGACTGACAAAATATATAAACCACAAAGAAAGCAATAACCTTGTGGCCAGAGGAAGAGTCACCCCTCCACTGATccaaaagccacagaaatgtTTAATCACTGAACCTACCAGGTTGCACATTTTCTCTAAAAGGGTTATCGCAGACTTCATACAAGGTGGTCTTTCCCTTAGACTAAAGAAATTTAGCTTTAGAAGAGTAAAATAATTCCACTATTTAATATTACCTTATGCATTAACATACTCCTGAAGCGctgcaaattattatttaagGAAGCAAATGTTACAGggctttgttgggttttgttttgttttggaggggGGAGCAGCTGGCTAGAAGACTAACTTAACTACTCTTACTTAAACACAGACTGTTCTAATAACAAACTACctgatttgaaaaatatattcagtcTTAATAATACAACTGCTCTTCAGCAGAATGctatctgtaaaataaaactgataaaGCAAAATTCCAAGCACAAACTAAATTTCACATTTATGGAGAGCACTGCATAATACAATGGGTAAAAACtaaagggataaaaaaaaaaaaaaccagatgcAGCAGTTAATGCTGAATCCTACATGCCACAGACTTATACTCCAgaaattaatacaaattaaGTGAGCTTAATCCCCTTAGCATATAGTAACCAATGCCAAACCCTCATGTTTGAGGTTTCAGATCTATTTAATCGTTTTGTTCCAACTGCAACACAAGAATTGCAACCTAAGCGGACAGCATGTGAGTCAGACTGCCTGCTCTGGTGGGGTGGAGAGTCATGAGCTTCATGATAACAAAGAGCTCGAGTCTAGGAATGCCAGTTATTCAAACCTACCTATTTAGGAGTTGAAAAATCACCAGTTAAACATCAGCTAATCACCTGCTTAAAGCTCATCTGTGACTAACATGGGATGATCATACGGTTACACAGTGAGCGCATGAGAATTTTTACTAGCCGCAGCAGTCAAACAATGGTACGCAGCCCCTATAAAGAGACAGAGCTTAGTTGAAGAGGAAATATGACAGGTGGGAGAAACTCCCATCACGTGCTTTGTGTTCACCACACTTGGCCAAAGCACGTCAAGGTTTATTGCCTGGGCTCACAACTCAATATGTAATAATAACATTGGCAACCTTAGAAGAATCTCTTTGGCATACACTGCTCTTGAAATTAGACAGCCTACAGCTAGCAATTCAGTAACTTAGAAATACAAGACTGAGGAAGATTttagtggtttattttttaaaaactcatttctTTAACCTTAGATTCCAATATTAAAAGCCTTAGCTGTGGAACACCTCCCAAAGCGcaatttaaaattcagctaggaaaaaaaaattatccttaGTGGCAAACAGACAAACGCGTCATTTTACCCCTCCATGTAAAAAGCCATCACAGGACGGTGACTAAATGCTCTAAAAACACACACCTCCCTTGATTGTCTCATTTAGCATGCTTAGGCATGCCTGAGCAGCCTAACATTAATGATAGAGCTTAGGACCATCACAGGAAAATGCTTCCTGATACCCCTTCAGATACCGAAATATGAAATCTAATCTTCCTTAGGAAAATCAGATTTGAAAAATCTCAGAAGTGCTCATTTGTATTCTCTCACATCTTTAAATATATGTAATCATTTATTTTGAGACCAAACCTTGACAGGCAAGAAGTTTCTGAGCTCTCTCATgtgcagctatttttaaaggtattcaGATCTGAATTTCAGTATTAGAAATAAGCAGAGAGGCTGCCGATAGAGgcacatgaagaaaacagataGCTTAATTTATaaactaatttttaatcttaaagGAAAATCACAGCTGTACTGCTTATTGTTCTTTTaagtacaaaattatttttctgaagtcagaAATAACACTGATTTAAATGAACTGTTGCCAACCAAAAGTAATACCTGCACACAAACCAGCTTTAAATACCATATACTGATCTTTCCAGAAAATTTTCTAATGCAGCCTGCCAGGTTTAGCCAATATCCTTTACCTTGCAAGGCAATTTCAGAATTAATCGAATTGACTTTATCAACTGACATTGGTAAAGGGGAAATAGAAGCTGGACTCCTGCCCACTTAACTGCTTTGAAAGAAGCTACTGTGTACTCTAACCAATACACCCATACACTCAGCTCATCAGCTTGTACTCTAATTTCTGATCGTTCTTCAAGATGGGACAAAAGGgactgcagaaaatgaaatagagCCTACCAACAGCCAGTTTTACTTTATGTCTGGTGTTGCAGTAAACACCTTGTGCTACCTTAAGTTACCACTaaagaccaggaaaaaaatcacaacattTGTGCAGCATATTGCTACTTACATTCACCTCCTTCAAAAACATCATCTCATTCCTTCAGTTGCAATAATTTCTCCCTGGAAAGCAGGAGCAGTTAACATAGGCAACACAGCAGACCAAAAGCTTTTTGTTCTTACCTTGCTGACTTTAGACTACATTCATGACTTAACTAGgcaaagaggaaaggaatattaccataatacaaaaaaaaaaaaaaattgcacatccattttattttatcattatttcGCTCCTTGCAAGAGTGAGGtcccaaatgaagaaaaacatcaaaagcAATTTCAGAAACATAGAGTTCAGATTAAATCCTGGTCATCACAATGTGATGGAGTCTCAGAGCAATGTTAGGCAGCACATACTGGGTGCTAACATCAGGAAAAGTGCAAGAATTCTTACTGGTCAGTGGAAGCTGCTGGCTGGCTAAAGACCACCCCCTGCACATTTGGACTAACTCAACATGTTACAATTAAATCAAGATTTTCTTGTCATAAAGAATACAAACGACATGGCCAGTGCATACTCTCAAGTGTGAGATCTTTACAGATGAATCTTGCACCACCAGGAGTACATCTTACTTATGTTTCAATGCAGAAGTCCTCTCCCCAGAGACATGCTTCTGGTTACAGAGAAATAAGCTACCTTTGAGAAGACTGAAAATACATCTCCTATGGCAAAGCGTTATTTGCCAAACTGCAACATATCCTCGTAGCAACAGTAAAACCTCTCTGTTTGTCTTTCTGAACGAGCATTTAAAGGTAATACTGCTTCTGCTGGTATTTCATAAACGGCAAAGAATCACATCAGCTCCTTCAGCTGCCACGCTGCACTCGCGGTAAGAGCCACAAGCCCAGCACCTCCGTTCTCCTCATTCAGGCAGCCCCCCCGGCGCACAGCCCCGGCTCCCCTTTCCTAACAcaggccctgctccagcccgggcagggcgctgcccccgcccgaCCGCCACGGACACGGGGAACCGCGCCCCAGGGCCGCCGCAGCACGGGAAGCGCACGGGAACGACCCGCTCACCCCGCCGCCCACCTGACGCCGTCCCGGAAAACCGGGACGGCCCAGAAATCCCCAGCTGGGGCCGCCGCCCGGCGGACCCCGCTCCGCGGAGACCGCCCTCTCCCCGAGGAAAGGCAGGGCGGCCGGAGGGGaggcccgccgccgcctcaccACCGCCGGGGCCCCGGCTGGGCTCGGCGCGGCCCTCACCCGTGCTCGTCCTCGTCGCGGGCCGGGCtggcccgccgcgccccgggggccgctccccccgccgaCAGCGTGCCGCCGCCCTTCTTCAGGATGCCCTTGATgggcccgcgccccgccgcgcccgaCGTCGAGGCGGCCGGCACCGAGGGCGCCTCCatcgccgcccgcccgcccgcttCCGGCCTCCGCCGCCCCTcggccggcgccgccgcgcGTCACAACCGCCGGCGCGGGGAGGGGcgcgccccctggcggccggCGGACCGCCCaaatccctgcctgccccgcaCGCGCGCGCGTTCGGCCTGGGCGCGGCAACCGGCGCCTTGCGCGCGCGGGGCCCCCGCCCTcccgtggggctgcggggcacGCGCGGGGCTCCGGCGCGCGGCAGGCGCTCGCGCGCGCGCGGGGACTCGTGCCCGCCTCTGGGCTTCCTGCGCCGCCGGACCCGCCCTGAGGgagccccccgagcccctcGGCGCTGCCGTGCGGAGAGGCTGCGGCCGCGCTCGCAGAACGGCCCAGGCCCCTCCTGGGCCTGCGCAGAATGGAATCGCGGAGTcacagaatcgttgaggttggaaaagacctttaagatcatccagtccaaccgttaacctaacacgaccaagtccacactaaaccagttaagggtggAGTAgcaacttcatgtttcctggcttggtggctggattatttttaatgaaagtaaaaactaggaatcattaagtttggaaaggacctccaagatcaccagtccaaccatcaacccaacaccgccatgcccactaaaccatgtcccagagtgccacgtctacccattgtttgaacacctccaggcaTGGTAAGGGATGTCATCCCTACAGCCTGACGATGCGGGTGGAGCGTTTGATTTTCTGTCACAGGAACTGTAGCATGAGGATTTAAAAGTCTAAAGGGCTAACGGCTTAAACATGGCGGTTGCTTCTGGTCCCTGCAAGGCCTCCCTCCCATCTCAGCCTCCTCCGACTGGTAACCATTAGTGAAACACTGGCTCCGGCCCGGCTCCTGTAGCCCTTTGCTGCGCACCCATACCGATCGGGGTCCCACCACGCTAAGTGTAGAACATTTCCTGCAGATTTACAGTATTCTACGTCCACATCATTGTTTTTTCACGTcaataaaagcagcaggagatgggggCACCGCCAGCCAAAGCCACGACATGGGTTTGCTGGCACGGCTCAGGCGATGGGGGAAGCCCACACATCCGATCCCAGAGAGCTGGAAAGACCTCCAGGCTCCTGGAGCAAACCATTTTCCttacgagaggaaatgggcttatgagaggaaatgggcttaagctgcgccaggggaggtttaggttggaaattaggaaaaatttctttacggaaagggtggtcaagaattggaacaggctgcccagagaggtggtggagtcaccatccctggaagtgttcaaaaaacgggtagatgtggcactttgggacatggtttagtctagtctacccttgactggcttagagtagacttggtagtgtaggttaatggttggactggatgatcttaaaggtcttttccaacctaaacgattctatgattctatgatttaactTCAGACATGGTTGCTTGTGTTGCATTGCATCCCTGCTCTCGCAGTGCCATGGCCTTGGAGGAGGGGCAGACCCTGCACGCTGAGCCCCCCCTCAGCCCGCTCAAAAAGGTCATGCAGCTGGGAAGGTACAAAAGCCCCAAAGcaggtattttatttcatttttaatgagttgCATCGATGCTATTCAAGCAGAGCTGTCGCGGTGCATGGTGAACACATGCCGGGGCAGATGCAGTGCCAGCGGGCACTCGGCACGTATGGAAGCGGTGGGATGTCAGGCAGAGCCTGCCATCTCTTGGTGTTCAGGAAAAGCCTTGGGAGGAGAGAACAAGGGAGCAGACCCGTCTTTCTCTGTCTGCTTACAGGTACTCTCAGAGCTGACTCCTTGGGAGTGCGGGACCAGCTTCACTTGAGGCAGGTCACGTACAGACACTGGGGATGGAGCGACGCTCAATGTCTGAACGTTTTTAGACTTCTCAGACTTTAAATACAAAGGGCCAGATCCAATTTCTAGCGAGGAGGTCTGCTGACTTGGCAGTAACATACACCTACAGGCCTGcaccagaaaacatgaaagacCCCCAGTCTTCGTTCCCAGGCTGCAGGACCGACCCCCCAGGTCTGGGCGCTGCCGCTGGGAAGGCAGTGCCTGCGATGTAGCTCAGACACCATAGACTCCTAGCAGGCCCAGAAGCATCAAGACAAAAATGGGAAACAAACCTGTGGGCACATGACAAAAGGTTCTCCCCCGGGACTAATACTTGCACATCACATCTCATACCCTTTCCCATCCACATATTGGAGGACTCACAGCAACGTCAGAGCTTCACGTCTGCACTTCagggtttcttttcttcaccCATTAGCTTTGAATCAGTCAAAAGTTACTCTGCAAAAGTCAGAGCAAGATGAAAAAGCGGGGAGAGCGACAGAGGGAACAACAGCAAGGAGTAACTCAGGGCTGGCAAACTAGCGTTAGCAAAAGGATTATTACGCTTCTCTGTTACACAGAGAAATTCTAATGGATAATAAAGAAAGCAACAAAGTCTATCTCTGGTCTGGCGCTGTGTTACTGCGTGCCAGGAGTTACATCATCTCGGGAGGGCAGTTAAGTTGATCCGTGGGCATCATTTTCTCAGTGTCAATCTTGTAGGACTGGAGAATGCTCTTCAGGTGCTCCACGGTTTCTGGGTGCATCTCGGGAGCTCTTGATTTAATCCAGGCGTAGTCAACGTGGAAGAGCCAGAGGATGTTGGTGCAGGAGTAAACCAGTGAGTAGTTTTCGTAGTC is a window of Pelecanus crispus isolate bPelCri1 chromosome 9, bPelCri1.pri, whole genome shotgun sequence DNA encoding:
- the PPP1R2 gene encoding protein phosphatase inhibitor 2 isoform X2, which translates into the protein MEAPSVPAASTSGAAGRGPIKGILKKGGGTLSAGGAAPGARRASPARDEDEHGKKSQKWDEMNIIATYHPAGKDYGLMKIDEPSTPYHSMVGEDDEDAVSDSESNEPLRADVLSKKLAAAAEGKGPKIIAKQEESSEEEEEDEELTPEEREKKKQFEMKRKMHYNEGRNIKLARQLIAKELHGEEEDDDEDEEMRDAADVETMNTEATEHD
- the PPP1R2 gene encoding protein phosphatase inhibitor 2 isoform X1; the protein is MEAPSVPAASTSGAAGRGPIKGILKKGGGTLSAGGAAPGARRASPARDEDEHGKKSQKWDEMNIIATYHPAGKDYGLMKIDEPSTPYHSMVGEDDEDAVSDSESNEPLRADVLSKKLAAAAEGKGPKIIAKQEESSEEEEEDEELTPEEREKKKQFEMKRKMHYNEGRNIKLARQLIAKELHGEEEDDDEDEEMRDAADVETMNTEATEHAHATRDQLESRAHSIEEICPEL